In Vicia villosa cultivar HV-30 ecotype Madison, WI unplaced genomic scaffold, Vvil1.0 ctg.000009F_1_1_2_unsc, whole genome shotgun sequence, one DNA window encodes the following:
- the LOC131621503 gene encoding uncharacterized protein LOC131621503 isoform X2, giving the protein MVQLSDGAHAHTEPKPCSSSTSFLVSASSSLDLCQPSDQTLPLIGKLNNGYDYPSTIELSGVHKQHNKQHPLDEKVRGEEKKSGDNKSNHISKGDILLDSQLFPSSTTFAQDGRWCEGEKAIPLKKRKGRLENVGVESNDSKKPKSKMKTKLNKTCSKRKDEDEDEESETKVNDIKKRITKRGSALMEGSRCSRVNGRGWRCCQQTLVGYSLCEHHLGKGRLRSMTSVRNRSIGVSSTTTTTVAPSNVVDIRDTSASSSNSDLVKKITTGDDIVDKLYSYDEKKPVTVIKKRMKLGMVKARSMSSLLGQTDNKVVVVEENNK; this is encoded by the exons ATGGTGCAACTCAGCGATGGTGCTCATGCTCACACAGAACCGAAACCTTGTTCTTCTTCAACTTCGTTCCTTGTTTCAGCTAGTTCGAGCTTGGATCTTTGTCAGCCGTCTGATCAAACACTCCCACTGATCGGGAAACTAAACAACGGCTACGATTACCCATCCACCATCGAACTAAGTGGGGTACACAAACAGCACAACAAGCAACACCCTTTG GATGAGAAGGTTAGAGGGGAAGAGAAAAAGAGTGGAGACAACAAAAGTAATCATATCAG CAAAGGAGATATCTTGCTTGATTCTCAACTCTTTCCATCATCCACTACTTTTGCTCAAG ATGGGAGATGGTGCGAGGGAGAGAAAGCTATTCcattaaagaaaaggaaaggaaggTTGGAGAATGTTGGTGTGGAGAGTAATGATAGTAAGAAACCGAAGAGTAAGATGAAGACGAAGCTGAATAAGACATGTTCCAAGAGAAAAgatgaggatgaagatgaagaaagcgAAACAAAAGTGAATGATATTAAGAAGAGGATAACAAAAAGGGGAAGTGCACTGATGGAAGGTTCGCGGTGCAGTCGTGTTAATGGAAGAGGATGGAGATGTTGTCAACAAACACTTGTTGGTTATTCTCTTTGTGAGCATCATTTAGGGAAAGGAAGGTTGAGAAGTATGACAAGTGTTAGAAATAGATCTATTGGAGTTTCTTCAACTACTACTACTACTGTTGCACCTAGCAATGTTGTTGATATTAGAGATACTAGTGCTTCATCTTCTAATTCTGATCTTGTAAAGAAAATCACTACTGGGGATGATATTGTTGATAAGTTATACAGTTATGATGAGAAGAAGCCAGTGACAGTGATTAAGAAGAGAATGAAACTTGGAATGGTTAAAGCACGATCCATGAGCAGCTTATTGGGACAGACAGACAACAAGGTTGTTGTAGTTGAAGAGAATAACAAGTAA
- the LOC131621503 gene encoding uncharacterized protein LOC131621503 isoform X1, with product MRIRKRHPIFSSSESISSFHLSDPNQFNRSPVMVQLSDGAHAHTEPKPCSSSTSFLVSASSSLDLCQPSDQTLPLIGKLNNGYDYPSTIELSGVHKQHNKQHPLDEKVRGEEKKSGDNKSNHISKGDILLDSQLFPSSTTFAQDGRWCEGEKAIPLKKRKGRLENVGVESNDSKKPKSKMKTKLNKTCSKRKDEDEDEESETKVNDIKKRITKRGSALMEGSRCSRVNGRGWRCCQQTLVGYSLCEHHLGKGRLRSMTSVRNRSIGVSSTTTTTVAPSNVVDIRDTSASSSNSDLVKKITTGDDIVDKLYSYDEKKPVTVIKKRMKLGMVKARSMSSLLGQTDNKVVVVEENNK from the exons ATGAGGATCCGTAAAAGACAccctattttctcttcttcggAGTCTATTTCATCTTTCCATCTCTCAGATCCCAACCAGTTTAACCGGTCACCGGTCATGGTGCAACTCAGCGATGGTGCTCATGCTCACACAGAACCGAAACCTTGTTCTTCTTCAACTTCGTTCCTTGTTTCAGCTAGTTCGAGCTTGGATCTTTGTCAGCCGTCTGATCAAACACTCCCACTGATCGGGAAACTAAACAACGGCTACGATTACCCATCCACCATCGAACTAAGTGGGGTACACAAACAGCACAACAAGCAACACCCTTTG GATGAGAAGGTTAGAGGGGAAGAGAAAAAGAGTGGAGACAACAAAAGTAATCATATCAG CAAAGGAGATATCTTGCTTGATTCTCAACTCTTTCCATCATCCACTACTTTTGCTCAAG ATGGGAGATGGTGCGAGGGAGAGAAAGCTATTCcattaaagaaaaggaaaggaaggTTGGAGAATGTTGGTGTGGAGAGTAATGATAGTAAGAAACCGAAGAGTAAGATGAAGACGAAGCTGAATAAGACATGTTCCAAGAGAAAAgatgaggatgaagatgaagaaagcgAAACAAAAGTGAATGATATTAAGAAGAGGATAACAAAAAGGGGAAGTGCACTGATGGAAGGTTCGCGGTGCAGTCGTGTTAATGGAAGAGGATGGAGATGTTGTCAACAAACACTTGTTGGTTATTCTCTTTGTGAGCATCATTTAGGGAAAGGAAGGTTGAGAAGTATGACAAGTGTTAGAAATAGATCTATTGGAGTTTCTTCAACTACTACTACTACTGTTGCACCTAGCAATGTTGTTGATATTAGAGATACTAGTGCTTCATCTTCTAATTCTGATCTTGTAAAGAAAATCACTACTGGGGATGATATTGTTGATAAGTTATACAGTTATGATGAGAAGAAGCCAGTGACAGTGATTAAGAAGAGAATGAAACTTGGAATGGTTAAAGCACGATCCATGAGCAGCTTATTGGGACAGACAGACAACAAGGTTGTTGTAGTTGAAGAGAATAACAAGTAA